A genomic segment from Tachysurus fulvidraco isolate hzauxx_2018 chromosome 21, HZAU_PFXX_2.0, whole genome shotgun sequence encodes:
- the tpgs2 gene encoding tubulin polyglutamylase complex subunit 2 — MEDVNDEKTYFKSFSERLTLGITRVLESLPGVLDVRFVEKEPAEKRCLLSWEQKNNCILPEDLKDFYLTTDGFTLTWSSKLENEQVPVGCMLINSLAKLRLLVRSNIYSLPSAPTLADLDFKDEFEGSEQRVEPHFDSRSRIFELDPCGGNGRVCLVYKDCAPDVVAEQSEIWLLDRSLYWHFLTSSFTAYYRLMITHLGLPEWQYTFTPYGPSPQAKQWASLYQPLTFHGNSGMPSEAFLNKLDPDNAFRGKTKPPAPKKKQPSQTPSSGGPAKGRGSRAGKA, encoded by the exons ATGGAGGATGTGAATGATGAAAAGACGTATTTCAAGTCGTTTTCGGAAAGACTTACCCTCGGAATAACCCGGGTTTTAG aAAGTCTTCCAGGTGTGTTAGATGTGCGGTTTGTTGAGAAAGAACCTGCAGAGAAGCGCTGTCTCCTGTCATGGGAGCAA AAGAACAACTGCATTTTGCCGGAGGACCTGAAAGACTTCTACCTCACCACAGATGGCTTCACACTTACCTGGAGCTCCAAGTTGGAAA ATGAGCAAGTCCCTGTTGGATGCATGTTAATCAATAGTCTAGCAAAGCTTCGTCTTCTGGTGCGGTCCAACATTTACTCCCTCCCCAGTGCGCCAACCTTAGCTGACCTTGACTTTAAGGATGAATTTGAAG GATCAGAGCAACGAGTAGAACCGCACTTTGACTCCCGTAGTCGAATCTTTGAGCTTGATCCCTGCGGTGGAAATGGCAGAGTCTGTCTTGTTTACAAAGACTGCGCTCCAG ATGTCGTGGCTGAGCAAAGTGAAATATGGCTCCTGGACCGGTCTCTATACTGGCACTTTCTCACATCCTCCTTTACTGCATACTACAGGCTCATGATTACACATTTAGGGCTGCCAGAGTGGCAGTACACCTTTACTCCATACGGGCCCAGTCCACAAGCCAAG CAATGGGCATCTCTTTATCAACCTCTTACATTCCATGGTAACTCCGGTATGCCTTCTGAAGCATTCCTGAACAAGCTGGACCCAGACAATGCATTCCGTGGCAAAACCAAGCCTCCTGCTCCCAAAAAGAAGCAGCCCAGCCAAACACCATCAAGTGGAGGTCCTGCTAAAGGTCGGGGATCGAGGGCAGGCAAAGCGTGA